From the genome of Streptomyces sp. NBC_00659, one region includes:
- a CDS encoding NAD(P)-dependent malic enzyme — MAAEIVNPRSDSSTDHEGGAEPLDAFDPAFALHRGGKMAVQATVPIRDKDDLSLAYTPGVAKVCSAIAEQPELVHDYTWKSSVVAVVTDGTAVLGLGDIGPEASLPVMEGKAILFKQFGGVDAVPIALACTGVDEIVETVVRLAPSFGGVNLEDISAPRCFEIERKLQERLDIPVFHDDQHGTAVVTLAALRNAARLTGRSLGDLRAVISGAGAAGIAIAKFLLEAGLGDVAVADRKGVVSRDRDDLTDVKRELAEITNKAGISGSLEEALAGADVFIGVSGGTVPEPAVASMAKGAFVFAMANPNPEVHPDIAHKYAAVVATGRSDFPNQINNVLAFPGIFAGALQVRASRITEGMKIAAADALAAVVGDDLAADYVIPSPFDERVAPAVTAAVAAAARAEGVARR; from the coding sequence GCAGCGGAGATCGTCAATCCTCGCAGCGACAGCAGTACGGATCACGAAGGCGGGGCCGAGCCCCTCGATGCCTTCGACCCGGCTTTCGCGCTGCACCGCGGCGGCAAGATGGCTGTGCAAGCCACTGTGCCCATCCGCGACAAGGACGACCTGTCCCTGGCTTACACGCCCGGCGTCGCGAAGGTGTGCAGCGCGATCGCCGAGCAGCCGGAACTCGTCCATGACTACACGTGGAAGTCGTCCGTGGTCGCTGTGGTGACCGACGGGACGGCAGTGCTCGGGCTCGGTGACATCGGCCCGGAGGCCTCGCTCCCCGTCATGGAGGGCAAGGCCATCCTGTTCAAGCAGTTCGGCGGTGTGGACGCGGTGCCGATCGCGCTCGCCTGCACCGGCGTCGACGAGATCGTCGAGACGGTGGTCCGGCTCGCTCCCTCGTTCGGCGGCGTCAATCTGGAGGACATCTCGGCACCGCGGTGCTTCGAGATCGAGCGCAAGCTCCAGGAACGACTGGACATTCCCGTCTTCCACGACGACCAGCACGGGACCGCGGTCGTCACCCTCGCGGCCCTGCGGAACGCCGCCCGGCTGACCGGGCGCTCGCTCGGCGACCTGCGCGCGGTGATCTCCGGAGCGGGCGCGGCCGGTATCGCCATCGCCAAGTTCCTGCTGGAGGCGGGCCTCGGCGATGTCGCGGTCGCCGACCGCAAGGGCGTCGTGTCCCGTGACCGGGACGACCTGACGGACGTCAAGCGCGAGCTCGCGGAGATCACCAACAAGGCGGGGATCTCCGGTTCGCTGGAGGAGGCGCTCGCGGGCGCCGACGTCTTCATCGGTGTCTCCGGCGGTACGGTGCCGGAGCCGGCGGTCGCCTCCATGGCGAAGGGGGCCTTCGTCTTCGCGATGGCCAACCCGAACCCCGAGGTGCACCCCGACATCGCCCACAAGTACGCGGCCGTCGTCGCGACCGGGCGGTCGGACTTCCCGAACCAGATCAACAACGTGCTGGCCTTCCCGGGAATCTTCGCCGGTGCGCTCCAGGTCCGGGCCTCCCGGATCACCGAGGGCATGAAGATCGCGGCCGCCGACGCGCTGGCCGCGGTGGTCGGGGACGACCTCGCCGCGGACTACGTCATCCCCTCGCCGTTCGACGAGCGGGTGGCTCCGGCGGTGACGGCCGCGGTGGCCGCCGCCGCCCGTGCGGAGGGCGTCGCCCGCCGCTGA
- a CDS encoding zinc-binding dehydrogenase, giving the protein MFAAYATRIDRDQPLNGLELGERPAPGQRPGWTTVNVRAASLNHHDLWSLRGVGLAEDKLPMILGCDAAGIDEDGNEVVLHSVIGQSGHGVGPDEPRSILTERYQGTFAEQVSVPTWNVLPKPKELSFAEAACLPTAWLTAYRMLFTNAGVRPGDSVLVQGAGGGVATAAIVLGKAAGLRVFATSRDEAKRKRALELGAVEALESGARLPQRVDAVIETVGAATWSHSVKSLRPGGTVVISGATSGDRPSHAELTRIFFLELKVVGSTMGTKDELEDLLAFCAATGVRPVVDEVLPLDRAREGFERLESGDLFGKIVLTAS; this is encoded by the coding sequence ATGTTCGCTGCCTACGCCACCCGAATCGACCGTGACCAGCCGCTGAACGGCCTGGAGTTGGGGGAGCGCCCGGCCCCCGGACAGAGGCCGGGCTGGACGACCGTGAACGTACGGGCCGCCTCCCTCAATCACCATGATCTGTGGTCGCTGCGCGGCGTCGGCCTCGCCGAGGACAAGCTGCCGATGATCCTCGGCTGCGACGCCGCCGGAATCGACGAGGACGGCAACGAGGTCGTCCTGCACTCCGTCATCGGCCAGAGCGGGCACGGGGTCGGCCCCGACGAGCCCCGGTCCATCCTCACCGAGCGCTACCAGGGCACCTTCGCCGAGCAGGTCTCCGTACCGACGTGGAACGTGCTGCCGAAGCCCAAGGAACTGTCCTTCGCGGAGGCCGCCTGTCTGCCGACGGCCTGGCTGACGGCGTACCGCATGCTGTTCACCAACGCCGGGGTCCGGCCCGGCGATTCCGTGCTCGTCCAGGGTGCCGGCGGGGGCGTGGCCACCGCCGCGATCGTGCTCGGCAAGGCCGCCGGGCTGCGGGTCTTCGCCACCAGCCGTGACGAGGCCAAGCGGAAGCGGGCGCTCGAACTCGGAGCCGTCGAGGCGCTGGAGTCCGGGGCGCGGCTGCCGCAGCGGGTCGACGCGGTCATCGAGACGGTCGGCGCCGCCACCTGGTCGCACTCGGTCAAGTCGCTGCGTCCCGGCGGCACCGTCGTCATCTCGGGTGCCACCAGTGGCGACCGGCCCTCGCACGCCGAGCTGACGCGGATCTTCTTCCTCGAACTCAAGGTGGTCGGCTCCACCATGGGAACGAAGGACGAGCTGGAGGACCTGCTGGCCTTCTGCGCGGCCACCGGTGTGCGGCCCGTCGTCGACGAGGTGCTGCCGCTCGACCGGGCCCGCGAAGGGTTCGAGCGGCTGGAGTCCGGCGATCTGTTCGGGAAGATCGTGCTGACGGCGAGCTGA
- a CDS encoding Clp protease N-terminal domain-containing protein — MFERFTKDARAVVEGAVSHSGRVGAETVEEEHMLLSLLDREGSRGSFALTSLGESGFRESLERDLAEARRRGGLSRADADALSGLGIDLSEIVSRIEEAHGEGALESGGRGGNGRRARRRPFGQGAKDVLVRALRIAAARRDRHIGDEHLLLAITLRGGVAAEVLADHGVTYESVTRVLYGGAGAAGEGGVAQAG; from the coding sequence ATGTTCGAACGCTTCACGAAGGATGCGCGTGCCGTCGTCGAGGGCGCGGTGTCGCACTCCGGGCGGGTGGGCGCCGAGACGGTCGAGGAGGAGCACATGCTGCTGTCCCTCCTGGACCGGGAGGGCAGCCGGGGTTCCTTCGCGCTGACCTCGCTCGGGGAGTCCGGGTTCCGGGAGTCCCTGGAGCGGGACCTCGCCGAGGCGCGGCGAAGGGGCGGACTCTCGCGCGCCGACGCGGACGCCCTCTCGGGGCTCGGCATCGACCTGTCCGAGATCGTCTCCCGGATCGAGGAGGCCCACGGAGAAGGCGCCCTGGAGTCGGGCGGGCGGGGCGGGAACGGCAGGCGGGCCCGTCGTCGGCCCTTCGGGCAGGGGGCGAAGGACGTGCTGGTACGAGCCCTGCGGATCGCTGCCGCGCGACGGGACCGGCACATCGGGGACGAGCACCTGCTGCTGGCGATCACCCTGCGGGGCGGGGTCGCCGCAGAGGTGCTGGCCGATCACGGTGTCACCTACGAGTCGGTGACACGAGTGCTGTACGGCGGCGCCGGGGCGGCCGGCGAGGGCGGTGTGGCGCAAGCGGGGTGA
- a CDS encoding DUF4097 family beta strand repeat-containing protein, whose product MSEWSVTEPKKLSFDGPVQTLHVRIVNGTVNVVGTDESSARLEVSELDGPPLQVTQEGGTLTVAYEDLPWKGFLKWLDRKGWRRAAVVSLAVPARTHVEVGVVGAAAVVSGTDGRVQVKGVTGDTTLVRVSGPVRVETVSGNLEAQAVTGDLHFNSVSGDLTVVEGSGTSVRAESVSGSMIVDLDATGTPTDVRLSNVSGEIAIRLPHPADAEVEANTASGSVSSAFEDLRVNGQWGAKKITGRLGAGNGRLRAMTVSGSIALLRRPPTEDEPYEEVPQPRDAAPSAGPATTADTTPDATAGGSADNATGGSADDTAGDSAPATTDDTATDTADHSATTADDHSATDTADGTASGTPDDDATEGRPAGSSTDKKVL is encoded by the coding sequence ATGTCCGAGTGGTCCGTGACAGAGCCGAAGAAGCTCTCCTTCGACGGCCCAGTGCAGACGCTGCACGTGCGCATCGTCAACGGAACAGTGAACGTCGTGGGAACCGACGAGAGTTCCGCCCGGCTGGAGGTGTCGGAGCTCGACGGCCCTCCCCTCCAGGTGACCCAGGAGGGCGGCACGCTCACGGTGGCCTACGAGGACCTTCCCTGGAAGGGCTTCCTGAAGTGGCTCGACCGCAAGGGCTGGCGCCGCGCGGCCGTCGTCTCGCTCGCCGTCCCGGCGCGCACGCACGTCGAGGTGGGCGTGGTCGGCGCCGCCGCCGTGGTCTCGGGGACGGACGGACGGGTCCAGGTGAAGGGCGTCACCGGCGACACCACGCTCGTCCGCGTCTCCGGCCCCGTGCGCGTGGAGACCGTCTCGGGGAACCTGGAGGCCCAGGCCGTCACCGGCGACCTCCACTTCAACTCGGTCTCCGGGGACCTGACCGTCGTCGAGGGCTCCGGCACCTCCGTGCGGGCCGAGTCGGTGAGCGGCTCGATGATCGTGGACCTCGACGCCACGGGCACGCCGACCGACGTCCGGCTGTCGAACGTCTCGGGCGAGATCGCCATCCGGCTCCCCCATCCCGCGGACGCCGAGGTGGAGGCGAACACCGCCAGCGGCAGCGTCTCCAGTGCGTTCGAGGACCTGCGGGTCAACGGCCAGTGGGGCGCCAAGAAGATCACCGGCCGCCTCGGCGCGGGCAACGGCAGGCTGAGGGCGATGACCGTCTCGGGCTCGATCGCCCTGCTGCGCAGGCCCCCGACGGAGGACGAGCCGTACGAGGAGGTCCCCCAACCGCGGGACGCGGCGCCTTCGGCCGGCCCGGCAACGACCGCGGACACCACCCCGGACGCCACTGCGGGCGGCTCGGCGGACAACGCGACGGGCGGCTCGGCGGACGACACCGCAGGCGACTCCGCGCCCGCCACCACTGACGACACAGCGACGGACACCGCTGACCACTCCGCCACCACCGCCGACGACCACTCCGCGACGGACACCGCTGACGGCACAGCGAGCGGCACACCGGACGACGATGCCACCGAGGGCCGTCCGGCCGGCTCCTCGACCGACAAGAAGGTGCTCTGA
- a CDS encoding helix-turn-helix domain-containing protein yields MTEATDLAERAGDRDPRIGLRAVSALRRLLEQLEAVQVRSARHQGWSWQEIAAELGVSRQAVHKKYGRQ; encoded by the coding sequence ATGACCGAAGCAACGGATCTTGCCGAGCGCGCGGGTGACCGCGATCCGCGGATCGGGCTGCGGGCGGTCTCCGCGCTGCGGAGGCTGCTGGAGCAGTTGGAGGCGGTACAGGTGCGCAGTGCGCGCCATCAGGGCTGGTCGTGGCAGGAGATCGCCGCGGAACTCGGCGTGAGCAGGCAGGCAGTGCACAAGAAGTACGGGAGGCAGTGA
- a CDS encoding PadR family transcriptional regulator, with protein MAPVFAHGRLRLYLLKLLDEAPRHGYEVIRLLEERFQGLYAPSAGTVYPRLAKLEAEGLVTHTSEGGRKVYAITDAGRAELADRSGELADLELEIRESVAELAAEIRADVRGAAGDLRREMRAAATEARHGSRAGARPGQQDDRAGGSGGLDDFQDRESWRAAKEEMRRVRQEWKEQARRAKDESRRARDEAQRARRQAKEAQEKARAQAQEEMQRMAKHVQDQVQDHFARGDWPTGVREGLTELAKEFGDFGKNFGKDLGKDLGKEFGFGRTPSGAPVDPEYSATAEDFPAEYEPAWAHEDSTGNPVRDLDRLLDRFRDDIRDASRDHGVTEDQLGDIRRHLSTAAAHIGSTLRGRRP; from the coding sequence ATGGCCCCCGTCTTCGCCCACGGCCGACTGCGCCTGTACCTCCTCAAGCTGCTGGACGAGGCCCCGCGCCACGGCTATGAGGTGATCCGCCTCCTGGAGGAGCGCTTCCAGGGCCTGTACGCGCCCTCGGCGGGCACCGTCTACCCGCGGCTGGCGAAACTGGAGGCCGAGGGACTCGTCACGCACACCTCCGAGGGCGGCCGCAAGGTGTACGCGATCACCGACGCGGGCCGCGCCGAACTGGCCGACCGCAGCGGCGAACTGGCCGATCTGGAGCTGGAGATCCGCGAGTCGGTCGCGGAGCTCGCGGCGGAGATCCGCGCGGACGTCCGGGGCGCTGCCGGTGACCTGCGCCGCGAGATGCGGGCGGCGGCCACGGAGGCACGCCACGGCTCCAGGGCCGGCGCCCGGCCGGGGCAGCAGGACGATCGGGCGGGCGGGTCCGGCGGCCTCGACGACTTCCAGGACAGGGAGTCGTGGCGGGCGGCGAAGGAGGAGATGCGGCGCGTCCGTCAGGAGTGGAAGGAACAGGCCCGCCGCGCGAAGGACGAGAGCCGTCGCGCCCGCGACGAGGCGCAGCGCGCCCGCCGCCAGGCCAAGGAGGCCCAGGAGAAGGCCCGTGCGCAGGCCCAGGAGGAGATGCAGCGCATGGCCAAGCACGTCCAGGACCAGGTCCAGGACCACTTCGCGCGCGGGGACTGGCCGACGGGCGTGCGCGAGGGGCTGACCGAGCTGGCCAAGGAGTTCGGCGACTTCGGGAAGAACTTCGGCAAGGACCTGGGGAAGGACCTCGGCAAGGAGTTCGGATTCGGCCGCACGCCGTCCGGAGCGCCCGTGGATCCGGAGTACTCGGCCACGGCGGAGGACTTTCCCGCCGAGTACGAACCGGCCTGGGCGCACGAGGACTCCACGGGCAACCCCGTCCGGGACCTGGACCGTCTGCTGGACCGCTTCCGTGACGACATCCGCGACGCGTCCCGCGACCACGGTGTCACCGAGGACCAACTCGGCGACATCCGCCGCCACTTGTCGACAGCGGCGGCCCACATCGGCTCGACGCTGCGAGGCAGGCGGCCGTAA